From one uncultured Paludibacter sp. genomic stretch:
- a CDS encoding OmpA/MotB domain protein, whose amino-acid sequence MKLRKFFLIAVVASTQLIFAQNADNKFAISLYGGINQYNGKELGGDLSKFDPLNPLGALSLSTYVSPSFDLGVQGSYGKYAFNSLNDAHPDIDFSGNKYEGFMYLDYKLANGYLLSKKAIVAPFLTAGIGLAGYTGKDTKINTFPMDLIVPVGAGLKFNLSQHFAITYKFLYAFTNHDEHDLVRKEGKNDRYAEHLLGLAISLGAPKDSDKDGVPDKKDKCPNTPKGVVVDANGCPLDGDGDGIADYLDKCPTVAGIAQFEGCPDTDGDGVQDSADKCPDTPKGVKVDSKGCPVDTDGDGIADYLDKCPTVAGLAQFEGCPDTDGDGIQDSADKCPTVAGLPEYDGCPKPEEVAEPVVVPTFDNVLFETAKSVIRPAFKSNLDNVVKTLKDNPTYTVTLVGHTDSQSSEVYNQGLSERRAAAVKQYLVKKGIAVSRITTQAFGETQPIADNSTDEGRTLNRRTEIKVQP is encoded by the coding sequence ATGAAATTAAGAAAATTCTTTTTAATTGCAGTAGTTGCATCTACGCAGCTAATTTTTGCCCAAAATGCAGACAATAAGTTTGCAATATCTCTGTATGGCGGTATCAACCAATATAATGGTAAAGAATTAGGAGGCGATTTGTCTAAATTCGATCCGCTAAATCCGCTGGGAGCGCTTTCATTATCTACTTATGTAAGCCCTTCGTTTGATTTGGGAGTTCAAGGAAGTTATGGCAAGTATGCTTTTAATTCTTTAAATGATGCTCATCCTGATATTGATTTCTCAGGCAACAAGTACGAAGGATTTATGTATCTAGATTATAAGCTTGCTAATGGTTATCTTTTAAGTAAAAAAGCTATCGTAGCTCCTTTCTTAACTGCCGGAATTGGTTTGGCAGGTTATACCGGTAAAGATACGAAAATCAACACTTTCCCAATGGATTTGATTGTTCCTGTTGGCGCCGGATTAAAATTTAACTTATCTCAACATTTTGCTATTACCTACAAATTCCTTTATGCATTTACAAATCACGACGAACATGATTTAGTACGCAAAGAAGGAAAAAATGATAGATATGCTGAGCATTTATTAGGATTAGCTATTTCTTTAGGTGCACCTAAAGATAGCGATAAAGACGGCGTTCCCGATAAAAAAGACAAATGTCCTAACACTCCTAAAGGTGTAGTTGTTGACGCTAATGGATGTCCTTTAGATGGAGACGGAGATGGAATTGCCGATTATCTTGACAAATGCCCTACTGTTGCAGGAATTGCTCAGTTTGAAGGATGTCCTGATACGGATGGAGACGGAGTTCAAGATTCTGCTGATAAATGCCCCGACACGCCTAAAGGTGTTAAAGTGGATTCCAAAGGATGTCCTGTTGATACAGATGGAGATGGAATTGCTGATTATCTTGATAAATGTCCTACCGTAGCCGGATTAGCTCAGTTTGAAGGATGTCCGGATACAGATGGAGATGGAATTCAAGATTCTGCTGATAAATGCCCGACAGTTGCAGGCTTACCCGAATACGATGGATGTCCAAAACCTGAAGAAGTTGCTGAACCGGTAGTTGTACCGACATTTGACAATGTTTTATTCGAAACTGCAAAATCAGTGATTCGCCCTGCTTTCAAATCGAATTTGGATAATGTTGTTAAAACTTTAAAAGATAATCCGACGTATACAGTTACCCTTGTAGGGCATACCGATAGTCAAAGTTCTGAAGTGTATAATCAAGGACTTTCTGAAAGACGTGCCGCTGCTGTGAAACAATATTTGGTTAAAAAAGGTATTGCTGTGTCAAGGATTACTACCCAGGCCTTTGGGGAAACCCAACCAATAGCCGATAACAGTACTGACGAAGGACGTACTTTGAACCGTCGTACTGAAATTAAAGTACAACCATAA